Proteins from one Dysgonomonas sp. HDW5A genomic window:
- a CDS encoding BACON domain-containing protein, protein MYFRIKNKYIKIITFLLIILFLPSCAKEQDELGSSKPIDGKVQIALQLPSVDTPELRSTATDEETLVTNLSLFIFESATGNKEFSIRIDVPYTGASGDIDMSRWVSDQVIMVLNSVILSDLDKSRNIHIVSNIAANKLASVTNESSLEAVITDAIAAEIAEPDADKPLLMHGVKKDHNFITDVRASISLVRNVAKVNMTVNTTDFTFGGVKYLLAPANQNLSVKMANVADRSYIVSALASPTTANYISYDFKTVTPSERGVGTTKSTVHSYINENLRTTYDVEKDATFVVLQIPYQKEGDVTVKTENYYKILINQENGYKINRNTIYDITLNISSLGGETDASAKLIDGTLNILPWDENTIISDISQTFLTVKETVFNMGVSKDFYYATNAETGDCSLESGASWLTASFDATNNIKLTATGADYTVPRSTTLNIKVKNLTKVITVNQTPIITTGSITLNPQTIYISESPTFKDVVLTVDPATSSWMKIDGDASIASCNYTTGTGNQTLRFTRGGTYDNTIYKFLNKSTLEYDEVKVCNLNMITPVDIVVASTGGTVTNTDVSALGGDANWVVDSKSSWITSAINNGGDLTFTAEAETSYIDREGFIILRHINDINFKKTIKIIQSAKIIPIPPFDYLCVYYTWDSAAGNDLDTRTEFINTGINVGGSIDGCAVGYGRCNSAGVKNFLKWGADNTSSGGESVLVDMQALCVVQYFPILPAIINLDMYATWYGAKGTGIITAEVVAWQGGTMSLSNYVWKNTGGTEVHRSTRRMTVTQRYSNYNYLAQLQYNKNTQAANVVFQQVETRNAVRMVEVIDPNYPIRLPNESKDEYSIRIEAYNAKKSNQNK, encoded by the coding sequence ATGTACTTTAGAATAAAGAATAAATATATCAAAATAATAACTTTTTTACTGATAATACTCTTTCTCCCTTCTTGTGCGAAGGAGCAGGATGAATTGGGAAGTTCAAAACCCATTGACGGTAAAGTGCAGATTGCTTTGCAATTGCCTTCGGTTGACACACCTGAGTTGAGAAGCACAGCTACCGATGAAGAAACTCTGGTTACTAATCTTTCACTTTTTATATTTGAAAGTGCCACAGGAAATAAAGAGTTTTCTATTCGAATAGATGTACCTTATACAGGTGCGTCTGGCGATATTGATATGAGCAGATGGGTTAGTGATCAGGTGATTATGGTACTCAATTCTGTAATATTATCAGATCTGGATAAATCGAGAAACATACATATAGTTAGTAATATAGCAGCAAATAAATTGGCTTCTGTTACTAACGAGAGTAGTCTGGAGGCTGTAATAACCGATGCTATTGCGGCAGAGATTGCGGAGCCTGATGCAGATAAACCCCTTTTGATGCATGGCGTTAAGAAGGATCACAATTTTATAACCGACGTTAGAGCTTCTATCTCTTTGGTGCGTAATGTAGCTAAAGTAAATATGACTGTTAATACAACCGATTTTACTTTTGGAGGAGTTAAGTACTTACTGGCTCCTGCGAATCAAAATCTATCGGTTAAGATGGCTAATGTTGCAGACCGTTCTTATATTGTTTCAGCTTTAGCTAGCCCTACTACAGCCAATTATATATCTTATGATTTCAAAACAGTAACACCTTCGGAAAGAGGAGTTGGTACAACGAAATCAACGGTTCATTCTTATATCAATGAGAATTTACGAACGACTTATGATGTGGAAAAGGATGCAACTTTTGTTGTATTGCAAATTCCTTATCAGAAGGAAGGAGATGTTACTGTGAAAACCGAAAATTATTATAAAATACTGATTAATCAAGAGAATGGTTATAAGATAAATCGTAATACGATATATGATATAACACTAAACATCTCTTCTTTAGGAGGAGAAACCGATGCATCAGCAAAACTGATTGATGGTACATTAAATATACTACCTTGGGATGAAAATACAATAATCTCAGATATCTCTCAAACTTTCCTTACTGTGAAAGAGACCGTGTTTAATATGGGAGTAAGTAAAGATTTTTATTATGCAACTAATGCAGAGACAGGTGATTGCTCTTTAGAATCGGGAGCAAGTTGGTTAACAGCCTCTTTTGATGCGACTAATAATATAAAGCTAACTGCTACGGGAGCAGACTATACGGTTCCGCGATCTACAACATTGAACATTAAGGTGAAGAATCTGACAAAGGTAATTACCGTGAATCAGACTCCGATTATTACAACAGGTTCGATAACATTAAATCCTCAAACGATCTATATTTCCGAATCTCCGACATTCAAGGATGTTGTATTGACGGTTGATCCGGCTACCTCCTCATGGATGAAGATAGATGGAGATGCTTCTATAGCTTCTTGTAATTATACTACGGGGACAGGTAATCAAACTCTTAGATTCACCAGAGGTGGCACTTATGATAATACAATTTATAAATTTTTAAATAAGAGTACTTTAGAGTACGATGAAGTGAAGGTTTGTAACTTAAATATGATAACTCCAGTTGATATTGTGGTGGCTTCTACAGGAGGTACGGTGACAAATACGGATGTTTCAGCTCTAGGAGGGGATGCAAACTGGGTAGTTGACTCTAAATCTTCATGGATTACCTCTGCAATAAATAATGGTGGAGATCTGACCTTTACAGCAGAAGCAGAAACCAGCTATATAGATAGAGAAGGATTTATAATTTTAAGGCATATTAATGATATAAATTTTAAGAAAACGATAAAGATCATACAATCTGCGAAAATAATTCCTATACCACCATTTGATTATTTGTGCGTTTATTATACTTGGGATTCAGCTGCAGGCAACGATTTAGATACCAGAACTGAATTTATAAATACAGGAATAAATGTTGGAGGTTCTATAGATGGTTGTGCTGTTGGATATGGAAGGTGTAATAGTGCGGGAGTCAAAAATTTCCTAAAGTGGGGAGCCGACAATACAAGCTCAGGAGGAGAATCCGTTCTGGTTGATATGCAAGCTTTATGCGTTGTTCAATATTTCCCCATTTTGCCTGCTATTATTAATTTAGATATGTATGCTACTTGGTATGGGGCTAAGGGAACCGGAATTATAACTGCTGAAGTTGTAGCTTGGCAGGGAGGAACAATGTCCTTAAGTAATTATGTCTGGAAAAATACGGGAGGTACCGAAGTGCATCGGAGTACAAGGCGAATGACTGTAACGCAAAGATATTCGAATTATAATTATCTGGCTCAATTACAGTATAATAAGAATACTCAGGCTGCAAATGTGGTATTCCAACAAGTTGAAACGAGAAATGCAGTTAGAATGGTCGAAGTTATAGACCCAAATTATCCGATAAGATTGCCTAATGAGTCGAAGGATGAATATTCAATACGGATAGAAGCATATAACGCTAAAAAAAGTAATCAAAATAAATAA
- a CDS encoding FimB/Mfa2 family fimbrial subunit: protein MKQLIIYILFLLTATSCGMSEDSDIMQEGDVELKFALEVHENQLVTAGLRSYDDNSVRCIDLLIFNENNQFIERVKVNNISGGGNTKTFSLRMKATSLSRTFHIIANGRNENDADIVNFSSVTTNMLESVAIPSLKTNILAALTSPQLPLVMWGRVSSPSIASNTTLGTINMLRAVAAVSVECIPGNANNGLNDFTLTGFTILKSSNQARVAPTAYTVPATTPSTVSLIAGSSYIDYVNTSGTGVWSYAAGSTTPDLYLYERTNILDNTGLSVILRAKYKGIDGYYKVWLKNDTGQVIHIVRNHRYLIQITKVFGAGYDSLEKAITADYSANIFTDIIDNDNDIVDMIADGKHELGVSSPFTIYDSGSATIGTVLNTNTAATVTVTGDVAWLTNLALTGSGNRRTITGTFATIELPTYNRTGTITVRAGSLTRKITVTQYLSLF, encoded by the coding sequence ATGAAACAACTAATAATATATATCCTATTCCTACTGACAGCCACTTCGTGTGGTATGTCAGAGGACTCGGACATAATGCAAGAAGGAGATGTTGAACTTAAATTTGCTCTGGAGGTTCACGAAAATCAACTGGTTACTGCGGGTTTGAGGTCTTATGATGATAATTCGGTTCGCTGTATTGATCTCTTGATATTTAATGAAAACAATCAATTTATAGAAAGAGTCAAGGTCAATAATATTTCAGGAGGCGGAAATACGAAAACTTTTAGTCTTAGAATGAAAGCGACATCTTTATCGCGTACTTTTCATATTATTGCCAATGGCAGAAACGAAAATGATGCTGATATTGTAAACTTTAGCTCTGTTACAACTAATATGTTGGAAAGTGTTGCCATTCCTTCTCTAAAGACTAATATTTTGGCTGCACTAACATCTCCACAATTACCTCTGGTTATGTGGGGAAGAGTTTCTTCACCAAGTATAGCCTCAAATACTACTCTGGGAACAATAAATATGCTTAGAGCAGTTGCAGCTGTCTCTGTTGAATGTATTCCAGGTAATGCAAACAATGGTCTGAATGATTTTACTCTTACAGGTTTTACAATTCTGAAGAGTTCTAATCAGGCAAGAGTTGCTCCTACGGCCTATACAGTTCCCGCTACAACGCCATCAACTGTTAGTCTTATTGCCGGTTCAAGTTATATTGACTATGTAAATACTTCAGGAACGGGTGTTTGGTCATATGCAGCAGGTAGTACCACTCCCGACTTATATTTGTATGAAAGGACAAATATTTTGGATAATACAGGTTTGTCTGTAATTCTCAGAGCTAAATATAAAGGGATTGATGGGTATTATAAGGTTTGGCTGAAGAATGATACAGGGCAAGTTATTCATATAGTTCGTAATCACCGTTACCTTATTCAGATTACCAAAGTATTTGGTGCAGGCTATGACTCTCTGGAGAAAGCTATAACAGCAGATTACTCTGCAAATATTTTTACAGATATTATTGACAATGATAATGATATTGTGGATATGATTGCAGATGGGAAACATGAATTAGGGGTTTCGTCACCTTTTACAATATATGACAGTGGCTCAGCTACTATTGGAACTGTATTGAATACTAATACAGCAGCAACTGTAACAGTTACGGGCGATGTTGCATGGTTAACAAATCTAGCACTTACGGGTTCAGGAAATCGTAGGACAATAACAGGCACATTTGCTACTATTGAACTGCCGACATATAATCGTACAGGAACTATTACGGTCAGAGCCGGTAGTTTAACCCGAAAAATTACAGTGACACAATATCTTAGCTTATTTTAA